From Acipenser ruthenus chromosome 2, fAciRut3.2 maternal haplotype, whole genome shotgun sequence, a single genomic window includes:
- the si:busm1-57f23.1 gene encoding cystatin, with the protein MAVWQYLFLFSIISVLSVSKGEEHVEEVVVEEAIKVDNVHPYGAPIQADPSSPEIQRVANAAVAEYNMINKRPNFFKLVNVKTAETQVINAIKYILNVEIRRTKCKKPNAVDLESCVLGKKTLNCYFEVHFHPSDNSYKIMYTDCKK; encoded by the exons ATGGCTGTTTGGCAGTATCTTTTCCTCTTTTCAATAATTTCAGTACTTTCAGTCTCCAAAGGGGAGGAACATGTAGAAGAAGTGGTTGTAGAGGAAGCCATCAAAGTGG ATAACGTACATCCTTATGGGGCTCCTATTCAAGCTGATCCAAGTAGCCCAGAAATTCAAAGAGTTGCCAATGCAGCCGTAGCAGAATACAACATGATAAACAAGAGACCAAATTTCTTCAAACTTGTGAATGTTAAGACAGCAGAAACACAG GTTATTAATGCCATCAAATACATACTAAATGTTGAAATCAGAAGGACAAAGTGCAAGAAACCTAATGCTGTTGATCTGGAGTCCTGTGTTTTAGGAAAAAAG acgcTCAACTGCTATTTTGAGGTGCATTTTCACCCTTCTGATAATTCATATAAGATAATGTACACTGACTGCAAGAAATAG